One stretch of Armigeres subalbatus isolate Guangzhou_Male chromosome 2, GZ_Asu_2, whole genome shotgun sequence DNA includes these proteins:
- the LOC134209604 gene encoding uncharacterized protein LOC134209604, whose protein sequence is MPPTTSTNRKTPAMKTLKTTLLSLLNMFQDICGFADYLSGVKSASQVTVRLEKLDEMWENVNDVILNIETHDDYDEEEDNCSKQRSEFSSKYYDLKSLLLDKVKEFQEPPALNQSNRNLEAADQATMERVRLPQIVLQTFDGNIDDWLSFRDLYLSLIHRKADLSEVEKFHYLKGCLAGEAKSLVDPLPITRGTL, encoded by the coding sequence ATGCCACCGACGACATCGACCAACAGGAAGACTCCAGCGatgaagacactgaagacaacaCTGCTGTCACTCCTTAACATGTTCCAGGACATATGTGGGTTCGCTGACTACTTGAGCGGAGTGAAAAGTGCAAGTCAGGTAACGGTTCGGCTGGAGAAGCTGGATGAGATGTGGGAAAATGTAAATGATGTGATCCTGAACATCGAAACCCACGATGACTACGACGAGGAGGAGGACAACTGTTCCAAGCAGCGGTCAGAGTTCAGTAGCAAGTACTATGACTTGAAGTCTTTGCTATTGGACAAGGTCAAGGAGTTCCAGGAACCACCAGCCCTTAACCAATCAAACCGAAACCTGGAAGCGGCAGATCAAGCTACCATGGAGCGTGTGCGGTTACCTCAAATCGTGTTGCAAACCTTCGACGGCAACATCGATGATTGGTTGAGCTTCCGTGACCTGTATTTGTCGCTCATACATAGGAAGGCAGACTTATCGGAAGTGGAAAAATTCCACTACCTCAAAGGGTGCTTGGCAGGCGAAGCCAAGTCACTAGTGGATCCGCTGCCAATTACGCGTGGGACTCTTTAA
- the LOC134209605 gene encoding uncharacterized protein LOC134209605 has translation MKRYNDSKQLKRRQVQALFKLPKLAKESATELRSLLEGFERSMQTLDQLVQPVEYKDLLLLDVLCARLDPITRRSWEELSSTKEQDTIKDLTDFLQRRVKVLAALPTKSSSYKEEPPQQKRAPFRHLSYTTVQRERWGYVACQEDHPLYQCPRFQRMSIPDRTKVLRDNGLCRNCFRHGHWAVDCLSPYTCRNCRGKYHTLVCSLTPSNGSRNGSPTLRAPAASRSTHSERPTTQGGTPAQVSSNVTGTKVSSILLATAVILVEGNNGVRVPARALLDSGSECNFMTEKLAQQLKVQRQRAVVEVCGIGQANMKVTSTIWSRVTGFSRRLEFLLLPKVTANLPTTNVDVTGWEFPEGLKLADPTFFRSEAIDLVLGINNFFLILQYRK, from the coding sequence ATGAAACGCTATAACGATAGCAAGCAGCTTAAGCGTCGCCAAGTTCAGGCGCTGTTCAAGTTACCGAAGCTGGCTAAGGAGTCGGCTACCGAGTTGCGGTCCCTACTGGAGGGCTTCGAGCGGTCTATGCAGACGCTAGATCAGCTAGTTCAACCTGTTGAATATAAAGATCTGCTGCTGTTGGACGTCCTATGCGCGCGACTGGATCCGATAACTAGAAGAAGCTGGGAAGAACTATCCTCAACTAAGGAGCAGGATACGATCAAGGATCTAACTGATTTTCTCCAACGTAGAGTGAAAGTCCTTGCTGCTCTACCAACCAAGTCCTCGAGTTACAAGGAAGAACCTCCTCAACAAAAAAGGGCACCGTTTCGGCACTTGAGCTACACCACTGTTCAGAGGGAACGTTGGGGCTATGTAGCGTGCCAAGAAGATCACCCACTATATCAATGCCCGAGATTTCAACGGATGTCTATACCCGATCGAACCAAGGTGTTACGGGATAACGGGCTCTGCCGGAACTGTTTTAGGCATGGCCATTGGGCGGTGGATTGTTTATCCCCATATACATGCCGGAACTGCAGAGGTAAGTACCACACTTTGGTATGCTCACTAACCCCATCCAACGGAAGTAGAAACGGATCACCGACGCTCCGAGCCCCTGCAGCGAGCAGAAGTACCCATTCAGAAAGGCCAACTACACAAGGAGGAACACCAGCGCAGGTGTCATCCAATGTAACCGGAACAAAGGTATCATCGATACTCCTTGCAACGGCCGTCATCCTAGTGGAAGGGAATAACGGAGTCCGTGTTCCGGCCAGAGCACTTCTAGATTCCGGCTCCGAGTGTAACTTCATGACTGAGAAGCTGGCTCAACAACTGAAGGTTCAAAGGCAACGGGCGGTTGTTGAAGTATGCGGAATTGGACAAGCCAACATGAAGGTGACATCCACCATATGGTCACGAGTTACAGGATTCTCGAGAAGGTTGGAATTCCTGTTGCTGCCGAAGGTGACAGCGAATCTCCCTACTACCAACGTAGATGTGACGGGATGGGAGTTTCCTGAAGGTTTGAAGTTAGCGGATCCAACGTTTTTCAGATCCGAGGCGATTGACCTCGTGCTGGGcatcaacaacttttttttaattcttcaatACCGGAAATGA